In one Misgurnus anguillicaudatus chromosome 1, ASM2758022v2, whole genome shotgun sequence genomic region, the following are encoded:
- the rassf8b gene encoding ras association domain-containing protein 8b yields the protein MRGMELKVWVDGVQRIVCGVTEVTTCQEVVIALAQAIGRTGRYTLIEKWRETERHLAPHENPVVSLNKWGQYASDVQLVLQRTGPSLSERPTSDTSARAPERSLYRQSLPPMAKLRPTANDRSLKRREPKRKSLTFTGGAKGLRDIFGKSRDGDAKQRTATGNRSGTPAPTQELSRLVQLQKDKLHVLEQKLQRCETELQQQLTEEEEEELVLLEQQVCRNEAEMQEQEFWENELQIEQENERQLHEQLQELRSRVQDCEEQLGEYLARIQCMEAGLEAERLQQELMETRLADEMEVRSRLESVRAELEMQMQQGARLENSCRAVELSLGQSNIRLQEREQELEQLTKELRQVNLQQFIQQTGTKVTVLPADPAEEETNTENDTPPGSLKRLGSARQLPADLRALKSQLNTTFNPEGIYV from the exons ATGAGAGGCATGGAGCTGAAGGTATGGGTGGACGGAGTACAGCGCATCGTCTGCGGGGTCACAGAGGTCACCACATGTCAAGAGGTTGTGATCGCTTTGGCCCAAGCAATAG GACGCACCGGTCGCTACACGCTGATAGAAAAATGGCGTGAGACAGAGAGGCATCTGGCGCCACATGAAAATCCCGTGGTGTCGCTTAATAAGTGGGGCCAGTATGCTAGTGATGTGCAGCTGGTGCTTCAGCGTACAGGCCCGTCTCTGAGCGAACGGCCCACCTCGGACACCTCCGCAAGGGCTCCTGAGCGCAGCCTGTACCGCCAGAGTCTCCCTCCCATGGCGAAACTCCGCCCTACGGCCAACGACCGATCCCTTAAGCGGCGTGAACCTAAACGCAAGTCGCTTACTTTCACCGGCGGTGCCAAGGGCCTGCGTGACATATTCGGAAAGAGTCGGGATGGCGATGCCAAGCAGCGAACAGCGACTGGAAACCGCAGCGGTACCCCGGCACCTACGCAGGAGCTCTCCCGCCTGGTGCAGCTGCAGAAAGACAAGCTGCACGTCCTAGAGCAGAAACTTCAGCGCTGCGAGACCGAGTTGCAGCAGCAGCTGacggaggaggaagaggaggagctGGTCCTACTGGAGCAACAGGTCTGCAGGAATGAAGCCGAGATGCAGGAGCAGGAATTCTGGGAGAATGAGCTGCAGATCGAGCAGGAGAACGAGAGGCAACTGCACGAGCAGCTGCAGGAACTGCGCAGCCGCGTGCAGGACTGCGAGGAGCAGCTGGGAGAATACCTGGCACGTATTCAGTGCATGGAGGCGGGGCTGGAAGCAGAGCGTCTGCAGCAAGAGCTGATGGAGACGCGGCTGGCGGATGAAATGGAGGTGCGATCGCGGCTCGAAAGCGTTCGTGCTGAGCTCGAGATGCAGATGCAGCAGGGTGCCAGGTTGGAGAACAGCTGCAGAGCTGTGGAGCTTTCGCTCGGGCAGTCAAACATTAGACTACAGGAGAGA GAGCAGGAGCTGGAACAGTTAACCAAGGAGCTGAGACAGGTGAACCTTCAACAGTTTATCCAACAGACTGGCACCAAAGTAACAGTGCTGCCAGCAGACCCTGCTGAGGAAGAAACTAACACAG AGAATGACACCCCGCCTGGATCTCTGAAGCGGCTTGGATCAGCCCGACAGCTTCCCGCTGACCTACGAGCTCTGAAGAGTCAACTAAACACAACCTTTAACCCGGAAGGAATCTACGTCTGA